GGAGCCTTTATCTGTGAGTAATGGGCAAGAACTTGAACATTTCTACAaattgaaaagagagaaaatactTGTGATTGCTGTTCCAGGAAGACCTTCAATCATGTACTCCACACACAAGATTTAGCACACATTTTATACATAAACTTTGGTACAAGGCATTTTGAAGCTCACAAGTAAGCCTAATACAATCTTaaaatctacaaaatagaGCACTGCAAGCCTGACCAAATACAAAAAGTCTATTTACAAAAAGGCATCTTCTACCGTGTGCCCAGAACAAGATGTTGAATTATGAAAGGAAAGAATGACCAAAACAGAGCCACACATTTACAAGGAGAAGCTGTACGTTGCAAATAGATGACCAAAACAGAGCCTCACATTGTAATTTGAAATCAAGTTcgctttggctttggcttagttaattaaaataacacTATAGCTGGAATTAATACATTAATCGGAGTGAGCTTGGATTAAAATGTCAGTGGAGTTTTGCTCATTGTTCTTGCTTAAATTGTACTGTCTTGCTTATTTGTATGGTTTATTGTTTGCAAGAACCATCCTTTGGGGCTGTCTTCTTcatgtataattataattgCCTCTGTTATGATTGGATTTGAATGGATCTGTTTATTTCTctcaatcaaataaaaaacataaatcgGAGAACTCCGAATTAATTGTTCTGACAAGTAATTAACACCAATATAAATCATATTTATTCCTACTAAGCACTCCAAATTAACTTGGAAACTCTTCTCCAGATGTGCGTGCACTTACTGGCAATCTTCCACACTTGAACTAAAAGGAGGCATTCAGCTATAGCTACTTTTCTCCTAATTTAGATGCTGCAGTTAAATATCAAagtaaacaaattaatacCCGTCAGTTTggagaaatgaaaaattgcaataagaaaataattataaaacgaaattaatgatgagagagaaagagtacCTCCGCGAGCTTATCCATTAAGCATGTGCTAGCTTTAGTTGCCGCTTGATCAAAGCTGTCCTCACATAAAGTCAATCATTTAAATCATTCAAGAACTTGAAGTATGTGTATCTCCATGTCCTGTTGAATATCAAAGTGCCGCAAAGTCCCCAAAGTCCAGCAACAAACCCAATCTCCATGCTGATGTAAAATCCCTGTGTTATAAACTCATCCTTATCCTCTTCATTGCTCAAGTCAGTTGGCTCATTTTGATCAGCACACATCTTTTTAAGTGGAGGGCCACAGAGTTGAGGATTTTCAGCATAATCAAGGGGATCAAAGCTTTGGAGCTGAGTGTCTGTTGGTATTTTGCCACACAAGTTGTTATATGACAAGTCCAAGAAACTAAGACGATCTATCCGAGCAAGGCTTGTCGGAATTCTTCCATCTATCTGGTTTCTTGACAAATCAAGAGAATCCAATGACTGCAATTTTTCAATCTCTGGAGTTATTTGACTAGTTAACCGGTTTCTTGAAAGGTTTAAAGAACTCAACTCAACGAGATGAATGATTTCACTTGGAATCTCTCCTGTTAATCTATTGCTTGAGAGATCAATTCTCTTCACAAGGCCCAAAGTGCTTTTGTAATTCCGCATTATTCCTTTCCAGATGAAGCTTGCATCATCCtcataattaatatattttttttgataaTCAGGCCTATGTGTAAATCTAAAATAAGGATGTCTGCTGGATAGaattgaatttcctttttgaGCCAGAGTAGTCAAATTGTTCAGGCATTTGGGTATGCTTCCAGAGATGTTGTTCATGGAGAAATCCATAATTTGAATGTGTATTAGATGGCATAATTGTGAGGGCATGCTTCCGTTGAAGAGTGATTAGTGGAAAGCATAAGGATAACCAAATTCTTGAAGCTCACACCTAACCATGTAGGTATTGGTCCTGATAATTTATTATCTCCCAGATCAATAACTTCTAAACTTGCGCAGTTCTTCAACGATGAAGGCAATTCTCCAACAAATCGGTTGCTTCTTAATTTCAAAGTTTGCATTTGAAATAAAGAGCCTATTGTCATGGGAAGTTTTCCGGAAAAAGAGTTGTTACTCAAATCAAGCATGACTAGAGTATCCAAATCGCTCCAGCAATCTGGAAGTTCTCCAAAAAAACTGTTGCTTGAAAGATTAACATATGTTAATTTCATATCTGGACAAAGCGACCCTGAAATGTTATTATTAGAGAGATCCAGATGTGAGGCTTGTGCTCGAGTTAAGGGATAATTTGGATCTAACGCTAGGTCTGTAAACTTCACtaccaaatttgaaaatattccTCTGATTAGGTTCTGTGAGAGATTAATAACGTATGCGCGATGAAAATTTCTCCAAAACCAACTTGGAAGGACATCAGAAATTCCAGCATTCGAAATATCAAGCTGGGAAgaatcattttgagtttgaagccATTTTGGGAAAAGAGGACCGACCTTGCAGGACGCCAAATTTATGTCACTCAACTGGAAGGGAGGAACCCAATCAGAATGGAAATTTAAAACCAGCGAGTTAAAGGATAAatccaaatattttaattcggaGAGTTTTGAGAAATGAGTTTCTGAAACCACCCCTTTCAAAGAGTTTATGCTGAAATCGATGTCCTCCAGTTGCGACATTTGCCCAATACTTTCAGGTATTTTTCCGCTTAATTGATTGGCATCAAGATGCAAGGCTTTCAAAGATGAGAAGCTTGTAAGATTGTTTAATGACCCCGCAAGAACATTCTCAGAGAGAGACAAATCCTCTAATGAGTTTTGAGCACATCTAGGCAATAGTTGAACGAACTTGGATAATTGTCCACTCAGATGATTTGTTTGAAGCCACAATGTTTGCAAATTACACAGCCTTGCAAACGAATTTGGATTCGCTCCTTCAATCTGGTTATCAGAGAGATCCAGATGCACAAGAGAGCTCATGTTTCCAATGAAATCGGGAATGAAACTAGTTAGATTATTGTAGGAGAGGTCAAGAAAGACAAGGCTTGTTAAAATGTAAACTGTCTAGCTAATTTCAGATTAGTTACTAAGTTTTATGTCAGTTTATATTCAATCTGTTTTTAATCTGTGTTAGCTATGTGCCTTGTGCTTATATGCCAGGTGCATTGCTTGAGTCTGTTTTGAATTCCCAGCTGTTAGGACAGCTGTGTAATGCCATGTGTCATACTCACATTGGCCTACTATTGCAATCCGTTAGATTTGAATCTACTGATGTAAGAGAGAACATGTAATAGTCATGAGGGAATATAAGCTCTGCTGTAATGTTTATGCAGAGTAAGAATTCTGTTAGAACAATCTAAGGCtcactgctctctctctctctctctctctctcagtacATTTCTTGCTCCCTTTGCAATCCAAATATTCAACATGGTATCAGGTGCGCAGGTTGGATCTGGATAGGGAGTTGAAGCTGTGTGAGCTGAGTCTGGAAATCCAACGAGAAATTCCTACTCTCAGCTCATTGATTCTGGTCTAAGATGGCTGGGTCAGGAGGGAGTGATCTTAGAGCTCCAATATTCAATGGAGAGAACTATGAGTTTTGGAAGATTCGAATGAGAACAATTTTCAAATCTCATGGAATCTggaatttggttgagaaagGCCTTCAAGTTCCAGATTCAAAAGCTGATGAAGAAGGGTCATCAGATTCAGCAATGGTGTCCTTGTTGATGAAGGATGCTAAGGCTCTTGGTATTATCCAAGGTGCTGTTTCAGATGACATCTTCCCCAGAATCTCAAATGAAGAAACCTCAAAAGGTGCTTGGGATATCTTGCATCAAGAGTTTCATGGTGATAAGCAAGTCAGATCCATCATGTTGCAGGGTCTGCGTCGAGATTTTGAGTACACCAGGATGAGGGATGATGAGATCTTGTCTGGATACATCACTCGGCTACTTGAGCTTGTAAATCAAATGAAGGGATATGGGGAAGATCTGACCAAAGGGAGGATAGTTCAAAAACTGCTAATAAGTCTAACCAAGGAGTTTGATCCAGTCTGTTATGTGATTGAGCAAACTAGGGACATTGAAACTATTGAAGTGCAGGAGGTCATTGCAGCATTAAGAGGTTTTGCTCAGCGCCTTGACAGACATGCAGAAAGCACCACTGAGAAAGCTTTCAGCAGCATGAGCATAAACTCAAAAGGATCACAATCAAGTTCTAGTTCTGGctcaaataaatcaaagaagaacTGGAAGTCCAAGGATAAGAAATGGGATTCTAAACCTCAAAACAGTGCCAATCAAGGGGGAAAACCAAGTCAAGGAGACAAGTCTGGAAAATGCAAACATTGTGAGAAGCTACACTATGGTGAGTGTTGGTTTAAAGGAAAACCAAAGTGTCATGGCTGCAATCGTTTTGGTCATTTTGTCAAGGACTGTGACCAAGCAAACAAGGCAGGGAAACTTGCTAACATTGCAAATCAGGTAACTGAACCTGCTATTATGTTCTATGCATGCCATGCTGCAACAATTGGAAAGAATGTGAATATGTGGTATGTTGATAGTGCATGCAGCAATCACATGACTTCTCATGAGTCATTACTTGTAAATATTGATAAAAGTGTGAAGAGTAAAGTCAAAATGGGGACTGGTGATCTAGTGCAGTCAATAGGCAAAGGGACTTTGGCTATAGAAATGAAGGGTGTGACTAGATATATCAAAGAAGTCATGATTGTACCAGGGTTAGATGAAAATTTGCTAAGTGTAGGTCAAATGATAGAACATGGGCATTGGCTTGTATTTGGTGACAATGCAGTTGATATCTATGGAGATAGGCAGCTGGAAGATTGCATTGCAAGAGTGCCAATGAAGGGAAACAGATGTTTTCCTTTGAATCTTGACTATGTCAATCCTCCTGTGGCAAACAGAGCAACAATTGGAGAAACTTCCTGGCTGTGGCACAGAAGATTTGGCCACCTAAACTATATTAGTTTGAAGTTGTTACAGGAGAAAGATATGGTTCAGGGACTGCCCAATTTACAAGAACATGAGAAGGTCTGCTCAGGTTGTGCAGTAAGCAAGAATAACAGATGCTCTTTTGATAAGGAAGGAGCTTGGAGAGCCTCTCAACCACTAGAACTGATTCACTCAGATATTTGTGGTCCAATGCAGACCATCACTCCTGGAGGAAACAGATATTTTCTCACCTTCATTGATGACCACACCAGAATGTGTTGGGTATTCTTCTTGCAGCATAAGTCTCAAgcattcaacatattcaaaaGGTTCAAAAGCATGGTTGAACTACAAAGTGGTCATCAAATTAAGAAGCTAAGAAGTGATAGAGGTGGAGAATACACATCTCTGGATTTCTCAAAGTTCTGTGAAGAGATGGGATTAGAAAGGCAACTGACAGTAGGCTACTCTCCACAACAGAATGGAGTTGCAGAGAGAAAGAATCGTACTGTGATGGAAATGGCAAGAGCCATGATGCATGAGAAGAAAATCCCTTTGAAGttttgggcagaagctgtCAATACAGCTGTATATCTGCAAAACAGAAGTCCTACAAGTGCACTGGACAATtccactccatttgagaagTTCAGTGGAAGAAAACCAGGTGTCAAGCATTTGAGAATATTTGGTTCTCTATGCTATATTCACATCCCCACACAGAAAAGGCACAAGCTGGAAGACACAGGTGAAAAGGGAGTATTTGTAGGATATGGTGTATGTGAAAAGGGGTATAGAGTGCTCAACTTGAGAACTCAAAAGATTGAACTGTCTAGGAGTGTtatttttgatgaagaagcaaTGTGGAATTCGCGCGAAACAAGTGAGGCATTGCAAATTCCTATGTCTTGGGGAGATGGAGCAAGTTCAACTGTGTCAGATTTGGATTCAGAACCAAATCTGTTACAGCAACAGATTGTGCAGTCTCCTATggaaacacaaacaaatagtGATGTGCATACTACTCAAGACTCTGCTCCATTAGAACCTTATGATCACACCccaaagaaatggaagaatttGAGTGAAGTGTATGCTCAATGCAAGATGAGCATCATTGAacctgaaaattttgaagaagcagTCAAAGATGAAGCTTGGGGGAAGGCTATGACTGAGGAGATACTTATGATAGAGAAAAACTCCACTTGGGAATTGGTTGACAGGCCAAGTAGTAAACCAATTGTGGGAGTGAAGTGGATATTCAAAATTAAGCTTAATCTTGATGGCTCCATTCAAAAACATAAAGCAAGACTTGTTGCCAAGGGATTCACACAAAAACCAGGGATTGATTTCAATGAAACCTTTGCTCCTGTGGCAAGGTTAGACACCATTAGAACTCTCATTGCTCTTGCTGCTCAGAAAGGCTGGAAACTATGGCAATTGGATGTCAAGTCAGCCTTCTTAAATGGTGTCCTTGAAGAAGAAGTTTATGTTGATCAACCGGATGGTTTTGTGGTTAAAGGTGATGAGGATAAGGTGTATAGGTTAAGAAAAGCTCTCTATGGGTTGAAGCAGGCTCCAAGGGCCTGGTATAGTGAAATTGACACCTACTTGAGTAAGTGTGGTTTTCACAAAAGTCCAAGTGAAGCCACTCTCTATGTGAGAACAAAGGAAGGTGTGGGAACACTAATAGTGTCAATCTATGTAGATGACATAGTGTACACAGGAAGTAGTGATGAAATGATGAAAGAATTCAAAGCTGAAATGATGTGCAAGTATGAGATGTCTGACTTGGGTTtactccaccattttcttggTATCGGAGTAACACAAACTGAAGGGAGCATCTTCATTCATCAAAAGAAGTATGCTCTCACTCTCTTGGATAAGTTTGGACTTAAAGACTGCAAGTCAGTAAGCACTCCATTAGTGGCTACTGATAAATTGAAAAGGGAGGATGGAAGTGATGCTGCAGATGAAAGTTTGTTCAGAAAAATTGTTGGCAGCCTGCTGTACCTTACTGCAACCAGGCCAGATATCATGTTCTCTGCCTGCTTGCTTGCAAGATTCATGCACAACCCTTCTAAGATGCACTATGGGGCAGCTAAAAGGGTTCTAAGGTACATACAAGGCACAATTGACTATGGAATTGAGTATGTGACAGGAAAATCTGCACTCTTAGTTGGTTATTGTGACAGTGACTGGAGTGGATCTGAGGAAGATATGAAAAGCACTTCTGGATATGCATTTTCATTTGGAAGTGGTGCTTTTTCATGGGCATCAGTCAAACAACACAGTGTGGCTCTCTCTACTGCAGAGGCAGAGTATGTGAGTGCAGCAGAAGCTACATCACAAGCCATTTGGCTCAGGTTTGTTCTTGAAGATTTTGGGGAAGAACAGACGACTGCAACAACTGTGTTTTGTGACAACACTTCAGCCATAGCAATGGCTAAAAATCCAGTTTTTCATCAACGAAGCAAGCATATTAAAAGGAAGTTCCATTTTATTAGAGATGCAATACAAGAAGAAGTGATTGAACTGCTCTACTGCAAGGGAGAAGAGCAGATTGCTGATATCTTCACCAAAGCTCTTCCCAAAGACAGGTTTGACTATTTGAGGAGAATGCTTGGAGTGAAATCAGCTAGCActttagaagggagtgttaaAATGTAAACTGTCTAGCTAATTTCAGATTAGTTACTAAGTTTTATGTCAGTTTATATTCAATCTGTTTTTAATCTGTGTTAGCTATGTGCCTTGTGCTTATATGCCAGGTGCATTGCTTGAGTCTGTTTTGAATTCCCAGCTGTTAGGACAGCTGTGTAATGCCATGTGTCATACTCACATTGGCCTACTATTGCAATCCGTTAGATTTGAATCTACTGATGTAAGAGAGAACATGTAATAGTCATGAGGGAATATAAGCTCTGCTGTAATGTTTATGCAGAGTAAGAATTCTGTTAGAACAATCTAAGGCtcactgctctctctctctctctctctctctcagtacATTTCTTGCTCCCTTTGCAATCCAAATATTCAACAAGGCTTGTACTGTAGTTGGACAACCAAAGAAATATTGACGAAGTGACATGGTTATCAGAGAGATAAACATTTTCAAGAGATGTAGAACAATTTGTTTTGTAAAGAATAGTGGAAAGAATTGTTgtaggaagaggaggaagactACAGTTCTCCAAGGTCAAGTCTACTAATTTAGGGAGCTTATTAAGTACTGCTTCTGGCCAATCGAAAACAGTACTGAGATTGGCTCCGCTTAGGTCCAAATACgttaaagaagaaagagcAGGGAGCCAATTGAGATTTTCTGCTTGAAGCTGATTATGGCCGAGGTAGAGATGTTGCAAGTGCGTGAGGTTTCCAAACGAACTTGGAATTTGACCAACCAAATTACAGTTATAGAGACTGAGGTATCTTAGATTGGTCAGAGAACCAATGAAATCTGGAATTTGGCTCCCATTGAAATCAATAAATGTAAGGTCCAAATATTGTAAATGCTGCAACTCAATCAGTTTATGACTAATAATCttaccttaaaaaaaaaatgaaattggccAGTTTGGTTGATCGAAGTCAAGTTGAATCACATGGCCAGTTTGGTTGCTACAATAGACTCCTTCCCATCTGCAACAATCTTGTTTTTGGGCTTCTGAACCCCAAGAAGAGAGATGATTGAAGTGATCCACCAGGCCACGTTTGAATGCAAGTAGTGCTTGCCTTTCCCTCTCTATGCACCTCACTGTCACTTTAGCATCTCTGAGGCTGTGGCTGTGGTTGTAGCTGTGGCCAACTTCTCCTCCTTTTACGTTTTGTAGGAAAAGGATCGATAATGCAAGAAAGAGTTTCAAGCACCTTCCGTCGCCCTTCATGTTAATTGATCAAAAGCACATGCACATGCAAAAACACTGCaagtatatattgatatgTGGTTGTCTCTGTGTTTCTCATATATGCTAAGCTTGCATCAGATATATAtaggaaaaaaggaagaaagccTTTACAAAGAAAACACGGTTTAGCTGAAACAGTGCCACACATTCATACAAGACAAAACCATATAAAGGAGTAAATTATCTGCTATATACAATGCATAATTAATGTTATGGAAATCACACATCAATCACAATGAGACAAGAATGTCAAGGTGCAATTCTAAGTTCTCACAAATAAGAATACAAATCATTATGGAGGTAATTAAATTAAGTACACTCTAATTGTTCCATCATAACTTATAgaaaccaaattaattatgaCGCATGAGTTAAAAAGTAAGACGCAGAAATAAAagtactattttttaatttcaataaaataaaagaactacttttaaaattttggttaattttttaatataaaaagaattgTGTACGTTTGGTGACATAGCATACTGTTTTGTTGAATAGTGACATAGCTCAATGATGCTCTCATACCATGCCATGTGGACAACCAACCCGTATATGTagattcaatttcaaatacatTTGAATGTATCAttcagaaaggaaaaatatttcTTGTAACCGgaataacattattttgctATCTCCACAATAATGCTTGAAAAAATTATCCTAGGTGGTTTGAAACATTTACTAGTGTACCTTGTAATTAATGTGGCGAACAAGTTTAAGAGGAAACGTTTCAAGATGgagtaatattttttttttaagggttaaataaattttctttagaTGCAAGGGAAATTACTAAGACAATCAATGTGAGATCTATGGAAACACATATTTCACCGGTCAATAAAGAAATAACACATGAAAAAGAGGTATTCCTTAAATCAACTAATTATCCTATTTAAATCCTATTGAGCATTGGTCCATCTTAGTAATTTGTAACGTTGGGCAAGGAGCTTGCTTTGGATAGCTATCTTCAAGTAGCCTTTGAAGTCTTCGTATGCAAACTCATGATGACTGACTCACACAAAAAGACTGTTaagtcttttcattttttggttcCACAAAAAGACTGTTAAGTCTACATACTTGAGTGTAAATTAGACTTTTAAGTCTTTGCACATCCACATTTAACTCAAACGTCAACAAacggtaattttttttttccttttgcttttttaattgctcaattactttattttaccatttttatgctttttctttgaaagGAGCTTTTAGATATAGGTTCAATTTCACTTATGTCATCAGAATTGGACTATaccaaattttctaaaaagaagaagaaaaaaactgtA
Above is a window of Prunus persica cultivar Lovell chromosome G2, Prunus_persica_NCBIv2, whole genome shotgun sequence DNA encoding:
- the LOC109947367 gene encoding probable inactive leucine-rich repeat receptor-like protein kinase At1g66830 — translated: MRNYKSTLGLVKRIDLSSNRLTGEIPSEIIHLVELSSLNLSRNRLTSQITPEIEKLQSLDSLDLSRNQIDGRIPTSLARIDRLSFLDLSYNNLCGKIPTDTQLQSFDPLDYAENPQLCGPPLKKMCADQNEPTDLSNEEDKDEFITQGFYISMEIGFDQAATKASTCLMDKLAERLTFLHVLCRYMGTKVGISDLDPLRWPGSKWRNLQVEWDEPPETTITLWILG
- the LOC18785061 gene encoding probable LRR receptor-like serine/threonine-protein kinase At4g36180, with product MSSLVHLDLSDNQIEGANPNSFARLCNLQTLWLQTNHLSGQLSKFVQLLPRCAQNSLEDLSLSENVLAGSLNNLTSFSSLKALHLDANQLSGKIPESIGQMSQLEDIDFSINSLKGVVSETHFSKLSELKYLDLSFNSLVLNFHSDWVPPFQLSDINLASCKVGPLFPKWLQTQNDSSQLDISNAGISDVLPSWFWRNFHRAYVINLSQNLIRGIFSNLVVKFTDLALDPNYPLTRAQASHLDLSNNNISGSLCPDMKLTYVNLSSNSFFGELPDCWSDLDTLVMLDLSNNSFSGKLPMTIGSLFQMQTLKLRSNRFVGELPSSLKNCASLEVIDLGDNKLSGPIPTWLGVSFKNLVILMLSTNHSSTEACPHNYAI